A single region of the Pontimicrobium sp. SW4 genome encodes:
- a CDS encoding thymidylate synthase, whose protein sequence is MKQYLDLVKHVLESGNEKADRTGTGTKSVFGHQMRFDLSKGFPMVTTKKLHLKSIVYELLWFLKGDTNTNYLTENGVRIWNEWADENGDLGPVYGHQWRNWNSDEIDQIKEVIETLKNNPDSRRMLVSAWNPSVLPDTSVSFSENVANGKAALPPCHAFFQFYVADGKLSCQLYQRSADIFLGVPFNIASYALFTMMMAQVCGYEAGEFIHTFGDAHIYSNHYEQLELQLSRDIRPLPKMILNPEVKNIFDFTFDDFTLIDYNPHPHIKGTVAV, encoded by the coding sequence ATGAAGCAATATTTAGACTTAGTTAAACACGTATTAGAAAGTGGAAATGAAAAGGCAGATCGTACAGGAACTGGTACTAAAAGTGTGTTTGGACATCAAATGCGTTTTGATTTAAGTAAAGGATTTCCAATGGTGACTACCAAAAAACTGCACTTAAAATCTATAGTTTATGAATTGCTTTGGTTTTTAAAAGGAGATACTAACACAAATTATCTTACTGAAAATGGTGTTAGAATTTGGAATGAGTGGGCTGATGAAAATGGCGATTTAGGTCCAGTTTATGGACACCAATGGCGTAACTGGAATAGTGATGAAATTGACCAGATAAAAGAAGTTATTGAAACTTTAAAAAACAATCCAGATAGCAGACGCATGCTTGTATCTGCTTGGAATCCTTCGGTTTTACCTGATACTTCTGTGTCTTTTAGTGAAAATGTAGCCAATGGAAAAGCGGCATTACCTCCATGCCATGCTTTTTTTCAGTTTTATGTCGCTGATGGAAAATTATCTTGCCAACTATATCAACGAAGTGCTGACATTTTTCTTGGCGTGCCTTTTAATATTGCGTCATATGCCTTATTTACAATGATGATGGCTCAAGTTTGTGGTTATGAAGCTGGTGAATTTATTCACACCTTTGGAGATGCACATATTTACAGTAACCACTATGAACAATTAGAATTACAGTTATCTAGAGACATAAGACCATTACCAAAAATGATTTTAAATCCAGAAGTTAAAAATATTTTTGATTTTACTTTTGACGATTTTACACTTATAGATTATAATCCGCATCCACATATAAAAGGAACTGTTGCGGTGTAA
- a CDS encoding bifunctional nuclease family protein: MSLVRLNIKGISYSQTQNGAYALILSEVDGDRKLPIVIGAFEAQSIAIALEKEIKPPRPLTHDLFKNFSDRFDIVVKQVIIHKLVDGVFYSSLICERDKIEEIIDARTSDAIALALRFQAPIFTYKNILDKAGIYLKVNKEDEQKADNILVDEVLAEEIETSSGQDNFKGKTLDELQKMLDKAVANEDYETAARIRDEMSKR, from the coding sequence ATGAGTTTAGTAAGACTTAACATAAAAGGAATCTCTTATAGTCAAACGCAAAATGGTGCTTATGCACTAATTTTGAGTGAAGTGGATGGAGACCGAAAACTTCCAATCGTCATTGGAGCTTTTGAAGCACAATCTATAGCAATAGCATTAGAAAAAGAGATAAAACCTCCAAGACCTCTTACTCATGATTTATTTAAAAATTTCTCCGATAGATTTGATATTGTTGTAAAACAAGTTATTATCCACAAACTGGTAGACGGCGTTTTTTATTCTAGTCTAATTTGTGAACGCGACAAAATTGAAGAAATTATTGATGCACGTACAAGTGATGCCATTGCGTTAGCTTTACGCTTTCAAGCACCAATATTTACTTATAAAAACATTCTTGATAAAGCTGGAATTTATTTAAAAGTAAATAAAGAGGATGAACAAAAAGCTGATAACATTCTAGTTGATGAAGTTCTTGCAGAAGAAATTGAAACCTCATCTGGTCAAGATAATTTTAAAGGAAAAACTTTAGACGAGCTTCAAAAAATGTTAGATAAAGCTGTTGCAAATGAAGATTATGAAACTGCCGCAAGAATAAGAGACGAAATGTCGAAGCGTTAG
- a CDS encoding VOC family protein, whose translation MKVTLISIPVRDQEKALNFYTKKLGFLKKKDLPLGGGNRWLTLVSAEWQDGPELLLEPGPLHFKPCKVYQDALLEAGYPYTQFDVKSVDAEYDRLTKLEVEFSMKPTEMGNVKVAVFNDTCGNNIQLVEELK comes from the coding sequence ATGAAAGTAACACTAATCAGTATTCCAGTCAGAGATCAAGAAAAAGCTTTAAACTTTTATACAAAAAAACTAGGCTTCTTAAAAAAGAAAGATCTTCCATTAGGTGGAGGAAATAGATGGCTAACATTAGTTTCGGCAGAATGGCAAGATGGTCCAGAATTGTTATTAGAACCAGGTCCATTACATTTTAAACCCTGTAAAGTTTATCAAGATGCACTTCTGGAAGCAGGTTATCCTTATACCCAATTTGACGTTAAAAGTGTTGATGCAGAATATGACCGATTAACTAAACTTGAAGTAGAATTTAGCATGAAACCAACCGAAATGGGAAATGTAAAGGTTGCTGTTTTTAACGATACTTGTGGAAACAACATTCAACTTGTAGAAGAATTGAAATAG
- a CDS encoding T9SS type A sorting domain-containing protein: MKKLLPIGVFLILAFIAFKFTSQEDQQDVNIEDKKIASRPKLPKKTPELRAQYAEERALYEYKLQANPTTGEIPIEEKELEFKNSKKAKIRIDGGDNLRAPDASIVNRGPSNLGGRTRTIVFDQSDGTGNTILAGGVSGGVFRTTNGGTSWTKVSSNDEVHSVTSITQDPSNLNTWYYGTGEGRGNSASLGSFFLGDGIWKSTDSGLTWSPMAGTTGTYESYDSFFDIVYKLEVHPTTGDLFAAVGGRIYRYDVGTSTWVIEITNSGGNTSYATDVVITTGGRVYVAFSGNQDANREGVWTSANGEGSWTRITDNTTYPTAVVGGIPIHTKLTGRAVLGLAPSNQNKLYVLYVNGVSSDCTGIAAPEADLVMWDQSTTTWTDYSGKLPDESGCSDGNDPLAVQGGYDLVVSVKPDNENFVVIGGTNAYRMADITAAGSFGRIGGYATAGGYAQYPNHHPDIHALVFNPFNNSNLISGTDGGVRETLDITATGGTFPVTWVNLNNDYQTQQFYHVAIDPQSASDYVVGGLQDNGTNQGGLSAGEASLTTQTNIWGGDGVAVGISRDNANVPVFVGFQAGPIYRIFKNVGGWTDIEPTGATSQFVTYFHLDQSNNKNLYYAGKGVLYRTTDATNVTSGTWTNMGSPTGFGTSGANEWFSRFSASWGAYNPASSYLLMGGDTGTVLRLDDPQNAANVNTAVDITPSGVTSGVVTGLAIHPTNPDIVLLTYSNYGLTNIYITTDATAATPTWTVAERNLSSHSIRSAAITTNTAGEALYLVGTARGLYSSTNPVNGGSGVDWTREAPNLIGYAVVSSLAYRPDDNKLLIGTHGNGMFEATINHVLGIEDNEISKSIKIYPNPVADRLNLNMPSEISDNASYMIHNALGQNVMRGVLENNQIDVDNLNIGIYFLEINSNGKKGVKRFIKK, encoded by the coding sequence ATGAAGAAACTATTACCCATTGGAGTATTTTTAATTTTGGCATTTATTGCTTTTAAATTTACATCTCAAGAAGATCAGCAAGACGTAAATATTGAAGATAAAAAAATTGCTTCTCGCCCAAAATTACCTAAAAAAACACCTGAATTACGTGCACAATATGCTGAGGAAAGAGCGCTATATGAATATAAGCTACAAGCCAATCCTACAACAGGTGAAATTCCAATCGAAGAAAAAGAATTGGAATTTAAAAATTCTAAGAAAGCAAAAATCAGAATAGATGGTGGAGATAACTTAAGAGCTCCTGATGCTTCTATTGTAAACAGAGGACCTTCTAATCTTGGTGGTAGAACTAGGACCATTGTTTTTGATCAAAGTGACGGAACTGGTAACACAATCCTTGCTGGAGGTGTTAGCGGCGGGGTTTTTAGAACTACAAATGGGGGGACTTCTTGGACTAAAGTATCTTCAAATGATGAAGTACATAGTGTTACAAGTATAACACAGGACCCTAGCAATTTAAATACTTGGTATTATGGAACTGGTGAAGGTCGTGGTAACTCTGCATCATTAGGGTCTTTCTTTTTAGGTGACGGTATATGGAAATCTACTGATAGTGGATTAACTTGGTCGCCGATGGCTGGTACTACTGGAACTTATGAATCGTATGATTCTTTCTTCGATATTGTTTATAAACTAGAAGTTCATCCAACAACTGGTGATTTATTTGCTGCAGTAGGAGGTCGAATTTACAGATATGATGTTGGCACATCTACTTGGGTTATTGAAATAACAAATTCTGGAGGAAATACTTCGTATGCTACAGATGTTGTTATAACAACTGGCGGTAGGGTTTATGTTGCATTTTCAGGAAATCAAGATGCTAATAGAGAAGGTGTATGGACTTCAGCAAACGGTGAAGGTAGTTGGACTAGAATTACTGACAATACTACGTATCCAACTGCTGTTGTCGGCGGAATACCAATACATACTAAGCTAACTGGAAGAGCTGTTTTAGGTTTAGCACCATCAAACCAGAATAAACTGTATGTACTATACGTTAATGGTGTATCATCAGATTGTACAGGTATAGCAGCTCCTGAAGCCGATTTAGTAATGTGGGACCAATCTACTACAACTTGGACAGACTACTCTGGTAAACTTCCAGACGAAAGTGGATGTAGTGACGGTAATGACCCTCTTGCAGTACAAGGAGGTTATGACCTAGTCGTTAGCGTAAAACCAGATAATGAAAATTTCGTAGTTATTGGTGGAACAAATGCCTATAGAATGGCTGATATCACTGCAGCTGGTTCTTTTGGAAGAATTGGAGGATATGCTACCGCTGGTGGCTATGCACAATATCCAAACCATCATCCAGATATTCATGCTTTAGTTTTTAATCCATTTAATAACAGTAATTTAATTTCTGGAACAGATGGAGGAGTTCGTGAAACTCTTGATATTACTGCAACAGGTGGTACATTTCCTGTCACTTGGGTTAATCTAAATAATGATTATCAAACACAACAATTTTACCATGTAGCAATAGACCCTCAATCAGCATCTGATTATGTGGTAGGTGGTCTTCAAGACAATGGAACTAATCAAGGAGGGTTAAGTGCTGGTGAAGCAAGTTTAACTACTCAAACCAATATTTGGGGAGGAGATGGTGTCGCTGTTGGTATTTCCAGAGATAATGCCAATGTTCCTGTATTTGTTGGTTTCCAAGCAGGTCCAATTTATCGAATTTTTAAAAATGTTGGAGGATGGACCGATATTGAGCCTACAGGTGCAACTAGCCAATTTGTTACATATTTTCATTTAGATCAAAGTAACAATAAAAACCTATATTATGCTGGAAAAGGAGTTCTATATAGAACTACTGATGCTACAAATGTAACTTCTGGCACTTGGACTAACATGGGATCACCTACTGGTTTTGGAACTAGTGGAGCTAATGAATGGTTTAGTAGATTCTCTGCAAGTTGGGGAGCTTATAATCCTGCTTCGAGTTATTTGCTAATGGGTGGTGATACTGGAACTGTTTTAAGATTGGATGACCCTCAAAATGCAGCAAATGTTAATACTGCAGTAGACATAACACCATCGGGAGTAACTTCTGGTGTGGTTACTGGTTTAGCGATACACCCTACAAATCCAGATATTGTGTTATTGACTTATTCCAACTATGGCTTAACAAACATTTACATTACGACTGATGCAACAGCTGCTACGCCAACTTGGACCGTAGCTGAACGAAATTTATCTTCACATTCTATTAGGTCTGCAGCTATTACTACAAATACTGCTGGAGAGGCTTTATACCTAGTAGGAACAGCAAGGGGACTATATAGTTCTACAAACCCTGTAAATGGTGGCTCAGGTGTAGACTGGACTAGAGAAGCTCCTAATTTAATTGGTTATGCAGTAGTTAGTTCATTAGCTTATAGACCAGACGACAATAAGTTACTTATTGGAACTCATGGTAATGGTATGTTTGAGGCAACTATTAATCATGTATTAGGAATTGAAGACAATGAAATTAGCAAGAGTATTAAAATTTACCCTAATCCTGTTGCAGATAGATTAAACCTAAACATGCCTAGTGAAATAAGCGACAATGCGTCTTATATGATTCACAATGCTCTTGGACAGAATGTTATGAGAGGTGTTTTAGAAAATAATCAAATAGATGTCGACAACTTAAATATTGGAATATACTTTTTAGAAATTAATTCAAATGGTAAAAAAGGTGTTAAACGATTTATTAAGAAGTAA
- a CDS encoding nucleoside transporter C-terminal domain-containing protein, with translation MKKCFLAFAAIFFVITPTFAQEVLTEIVPSQGTSFTSIWKGILGMISLIFIAYLFSSNKKAINWKTVGIGLSFQLLIAIGVLKVGFVQKSFEFVGQLFVKVLDFTRAGSQFLFEGLVVDMDTFGFIFAFQVLPTIIFFSALTSVLFYLGIIQWIVKAFGLLLSKLLKISGAESLSVAGNIFLGQTEAPLLIKAYLEKMNKSEMLLVMIGGMATVAGAVLAAYIGFLGGDDPVLRLQYAKHLLAASVMAAPGAIVISKILYPQTENINTDVSVSQEKIGTNILDAIANGTTEGLKLAVNVGAMLLVFVAFIAMGNWIFLQIGQIGGLNDWIVANTPYKSLSLEFILGYAFAPLMWLLGVAKEDMALMGQLLGIKLAASEFVGYIQLADLKNVASATHLTYNKSVIMATYMLCGFANFASIGIQIGGIGSLAPGQRKTLSKFGMKALIGGTIASLISATIAGMIIG, from the coding sequence ATGAAAAAATGTTTCTTAGCTTTTGCAGCTATTTTTTTTGTGATCACACCAACTTTTGCACAAGAAGTTTTAACTGAAATAGTTCCAAGTCAAGGCACCTCTTTTACTAGCATATGGAAAGGTATTCTAGGAATGATTTCTCTCATTTTTATTGCCTATTTATTTAGTAGCAACAAAAAAGCTATCAATTGGAAAACAGTTGGTATTGGGCTTTCATTTCAATTATTAATTGCCATAGGTGTATTAAAAGTTGGATTTGTTCAAAAGTCTTTTGAATTTGTCGGACAACTATTTGTTAAAGTGCTAGATTTTACTCGTGCAGGAAGTCAGTTTCTATTTGAAGGTTTAGTGGTTGATATGGATACTTTTGGCTTTATTTTCGCTTTTCAAGTATTACCGACTATAATATTCTTTTCTGCTTTAACTTCTGTTCTCTTTTATTTAGGTATTATTCAATGGATTGTTAAAGCGTTTGGATTGTTACTTTCTAAATTACTTAAAATATCAGGTGCAGAAAGTTTAAGTGTGGCTGGAAACATTTTTCTAGGTCAAACCGAAGCACCTCTATTAATTAAAGCATATTTAGAAAAGATGAATAAATCTGAAATGCTTTTAGTAATGATTGGTGGTATGGCGACCGTAGCTGGTGCTGTATTGGCTGCATATATCGGTTTTCTTGGAGGTGATGACCCAGTTCTTCGTTTACAGTATGCTAAGCATCTTTTGGCAGCTTCTGTTATGGCCGCTCCAGGCGCTATAGTTATTTCAAAAATATTATACCCTCAAACTGAAAACATAAATACAGATGTTTCTGTTTCGCAAGAGAAGATTGGAACGAATATTCTTGATGCTATCGCCAATGGAACAACCGAAGGTTTAAAATTAGCAGTAAATGTTGGTGCAATGCTGTTAGTTTTTGTGGCTTTTATTGCAATGGGTAATTGGATTTTTTTACAAATAGGACAAATAGGAGGTCTAAATGATTGGATAGTAGCAAACACACCTTATAAAAGTTTATCGCTTGAATTTATTTTGGGCTATGCTTTTGCTCCATTAATGTGGCTTTTAGGCGTAGCTAAGGAAGATATGGCTCTCATGGGACAACTCCTAGGAATCAAACTTGCAGCAAGTGAATTTGTTGGTTATATTCAATTAGCAGACTTGAAAAATGTAGCTAGTGCTACCCATTTAACTTATAACAAATCAGTTATTATGGCAACATATATGCTTTGTGGATTTGCAAATTTCGCGTCTATTGGCATTCAAATCGGAGGTATTGGGTCGTTAGCTCCTGGACAACGAAAAACCTTATCTAAATTTGGAATGAAAGCTCTTATTGGAGGAACCATTGCCTCACTTATTTCGGCGACTATTGCAGGAATGATTATTGGATAA
- a CDS encoding FAD-dependent protein has product MVKDIQLRISLKEERIQDILQKKSAEFLNVSHHDISGIKILRKSIDARKPKIMFNYKVSVFIKEPLPETSKYHFDYKDVSKAKPIHIIGFGPAGMYAALRCIELGYKPIVLERGKNVQDRRRDLKAINQDHYVNEDSNYCFGEGGAGTYSDGKLYTRSLKRGDVRRIFENLVFHGATEQILVDAHPHIGTNKLPKVVQNIRETILKYGGEIHFESRVTDFIIKDNNIQAIQLQNDKELTTEKVILATGHSARDIFYLLDKKRVALEAKSFAMGVRVEHPQHIIDSIQYHCSGKRDELLPAAAYSLVQQVNDRGVYSFCMCPGGFIVPAATANGEVVVNGMSPSKRNNEFANSGIVVEINVDKDLPKYEQFGALKGLEYQKNLERLAFTSGGRTQTAPAQRLTDFVEGNLSRDLNSTSYQPGLKSAPLHSLLPKLIGGNLRKGFAAFGQKMKGYYTAEANVVGVESRTSSPVSIPRNENLQHPDVHNLFPCGEGGGYAGGIVSAAMDGERCAEAAIVGL; this is encoded by the coding sequence ATGGTAAAAGACATTCAGCTTCGCATTTCTTTAAAAGAAGAAAGAATTCAGGATATTCTGCAAAAGAAATCTGCCGAATTTCTAAACGTTTCGCATCACGATATCTCTGGTATTAAAATTCTTCGAAAATCCATTGATGCCAGAAAGCCTAAAATTATGTTTAATTATAAAGTTTCTGTTTTTATAAAAGAACCATTACCAGAAACTTCCAAATATCATTTTGATTACAAAGATGTGTCGAAAGCTAAACCTATTCATATTATCGGTTTTGGTCCAGCTGGTATGTATGCTGCTTTACGCTGTATTGAATTAGGCTATAAACCAATAGTTTTAGAACGAGGAAAAAATGTACAGGACAGACGTCGTGATTTAAAAGCTATTAATCAAGACCATTATGTGAATGAAGATTCTAATTACTGTTTTGGAGAAGGTGGTGCAGGAACGTATAGTGATGGCAAATTATATACCCGAAGTTTAAAACGTGGTGATGTAAGACGCATTTTTGAAAATTTAGTATTTCATGGAGCTACTGAACAAATTTTGGTAGATGCGCACCCACATATTGGCACCAACAAATTACCTAAGGTGGTCCAAAACATTCGAGAAACCATTTTAAAATATGGTGGTGAAATTCATTTTGAAAGCCGTGTCACTGATTTTATTATTAAAGATAATAACATACAAGCCATTCAATTACAAAACGATAAAGAACTCACAACCGAAAAAGTCATTTTAGCAACAGGGCATTCTGCAAGAGATATTTTTTATTTATTAGATAAAAAAAGAGTTGCACTTGAAGCAAAATCATTTGCTATGGGAGTTCGTGTAGAACATCCTCAACATATTATAGATTCCATACAATATCATTGTTCGGGTAAAAGAGATGAATTACTTCCTGCAGCTGCTTACAGTTTGGTGCAACAAGTAAATGATAGAGGTGTGTATTCGTTTTGCATGTGCCCTGGCGGTTTTATTGTACCAGCTGCAACAGCAAATGGCGAAGTGGTTGTTAATGGTATGTCGCCTTCAAAACGAAACAACGAATTTGCTAATTCAGGCATTGTTGTAGAAATAAATGTTGATAAAGACCTTCCAAAATATGAACAATTTGGTGCGCTAAAAGGGTTGGAATATCAAAAGAATTTAGAACGATTAGCTTTTACGTCTGGAGGGCGAACGCAGACTGCTCCAGCACAAAGACTCACCGATTTTGTTGAAGGAAACTTATCTCGAGATTTAAATTCAACTTCGTATCAACCAGGGTTAAAATCGGCGCCATTACATTCGTTATTACCAAAACTGATAGGTGGTAATTTGCGAAAAGGCTTTGCCGCATTTGGACAGAAAATGAAAGGTTATTACACAGCTGAAGCCAATGTTGTTGGTGTAGAATCCAGAACATCGTCTCCTGTAAGTATTCCAAGAAATGAAAATTTACAACATCCAGACGTACATAACTTATTTCCTTGTGGTGAAGGTGGTGGTTATGCTGGAGGCATTGTATCTGCTGCTATGGATGGTGAACGTTGTGCGGAAGCCGCAATTGTTGGATTGTAA
- a CDS encoding dihydrofolate reductase produces MFGKKKNIPSIDSEQLELIQNAQKRIKQKKRLYVHFVIFLIGSVFLILANTVLGIGKDVKFFGKEWFLFATFAWLFLFLYHCFNVFVTNKFMDKDWEKSQLDKLVAKQQERINKLKEGFIKEEKLIAQSQAYNEANPENKIEAISKKKTNKLTIIVAAGENDAIGKDNKLIWHLSDDLQRFKRLTNNHHIIMGRKTFESFPKPLPNRIHVVITRQANYKVPDGVIVVNSLEDAIDAARNDTQPFVIGGGEIYKQAMPLADTIELTRVHHSFEADTFFPKIDTSLWKETSNTFHDKDENHEYAFSFLTYQRV; encoded by the coding sequence ATGTTCGGAAAAAAGAAAAATATTCCATCCATAGATAGTGAACAACTAGAATTAATACAAAATGCTCAAAAACGTATAAAACAAAAGAAACGTTTATATGTGCATTTTGTAATATTTTTAATAGGTTCCGTTTTTTTAATACTAGCAAATACTGTTTTAGGAATTGGCAAAGACGTGAAATTCTTTGGGAAAGAATGGTTTCTTTTTGCAACTTTTGCTTGGCTATTCCTGTTTCTTTATCATTGTTTTAATGTATTTGTTACCAATAAGTTTATGGACAAAGATTGGGAAAAATCTCAGTTAGATAAACTCGTTGCCAAACAACAAGAACGTATAAACAAACTAAAAGAAGGTTTTATAAAAGAGGAAAAACTCATAGCACAAAGTCAAGCTTATAACGAAGCTAATCCTGAAAATAAGATAGAAGCCATCTCCAAAAAAAAAACTAATAAGCTCACAATTATTGTAGCTGCAGGCGAAAACGATGCTATTGGCAAAGACAATAAACTTATTTGGCATTTAAGTGACGACTTACAACGATTTAAACGTCTAACTAATAATCACCATATTATTATGGGACGCAAAACGTTTGAAAGCTTCCCAAAGCCTTTACCTAATAGAATTCATGTAGTCATTACGCGTCAAGCAAATTACAAAGTTCCAGATGGTGTCATTGTAGTGAACTCTTTAGAAGATGCTATTGATGCTGCTAGAAATGACACACAACCGTTTGTTATTGGTGGCGGCGAAATTTACAAACAGGCCATGCCTTTGGCCGATACAATTGAACTTACAAGAGTGCATCACTCCTTTGAAGCAGATACCTTTTTCCCAAAGATAGATACCTCTTTATGGAAAGAAACCAGTAATACCTTTCATGATAAAGACGAAAATCATGAATATGCGTTTTCATTTTTAACCTATCAAAGAGTTTAG